The nucleotide sequence TTATAAAAAAATTTTTGATTTAGAAATTTCACCTTGTTTTAAAGCCTTTTAATAGTAGGTTTTGATAATGGCTCGCAATCTTACACAAAATTTACTTTGATAATATTTAAAACTATTATCAATTATGATTCCAGAAAAGAAAAATTTTTATAGAATGTAAATTGAAAAAATAAATAGATTTGATTTTTAAAAGAATAAGCAACTCCTCTTTGTGTATACGAAAATCCAGAAAAGGGGGAAGCAAAGACTTATCAGTTACAAAAAGGAGGGTCCATTTAGGACGATGAAATAGTATTATTTAAGCATAAATTTTAATAAAATTTTTAGTTAATAAAAAAGAAATTCCAAGTAATACTAAAGTAAATTTAACTTTAAAGAAACTATATTTAAGAAATTTCTTTTAATTAGTACAAGCATAAAATTAGGCTAATTTTTAGGCACAAGCTCTAATACATTGCAAGCTCGTTTACTGCCCATATTGCAAGCTCTATCAAGAGCGTTTGCAGAAAGATCAAAGCTTTGCTCAGTGCCATTTCCTTGAAGATACTTTGTCGCTAGCTCATAGCAAGCCTCACTACCACCATCATCACAGAGCGATCTAAATATCTCAAAAGATTTTTGCGTATCTTTTTCTATGCCAAGGCCACGCTCTAGCATATCTGCATAGATAAAGCAAGAAATTTTATCTTTATTTTCACACTCACTTGAAAGCTTTTTTGTAAAACTCTCGCAAGCTTTAATGTTGCTTTTATTAATACACTCTTGCATATTTATATCCCAGTTTGCATTCAGGGATAAAAGAGCAAATGCTAAAAATAAAATGGATTTTTTCATAAATTTCCTTGGAAGAAGTTAGCTCCCTTTGGGGGAAAGGGAGCTATTACAAAAAGGAGGTTTCTTGTTGGACAAGTGGAATAATACAAGTTTCGTCTAAATTTAAAACCAACTTTTCTTTAACAAAAAACAATCTCAAACCAAATCTTTTTTACTAAAGGCAAAATAGCCACAAACTAGCAAAATAATGCCTAATAAGAGCGGATAGATAATCGCATAAGCTACAAATGTTGCCTTTGGAAAGGTGCTTAAAATAAAATAAGATGCAGTACCGATAACCGCTAAATTTGGATCAAAAAGACTAAGCGCTGCTATCCTGAAAAGCTCTATCGGATTTAGTATAGCAATAGCGTAAATGACGTACTCATCGACTGAACTTCGCATAAGAAGCCCAATTAATGCTAGATCGATAAATGCTAGCATTATAAGCCAAAGTAAAAACGCTACTCCTTGACCTGTCTCTTGATTTTTAATCACGCTTGATATAAAAAATCCAAGCGATAAAAAAATGATACTTAAGCTAAAAAGTAGCCCAAAATAAAGTGTTAATACACTCCAAGGTATTGCAACACCTTTTATAAAACCAACAATAACACAAAGTAAAAGAGCAAACAAAAGTGGAACAAAAACAACAAATGTACGGCCCAGTGCCTTACCAAAGTAATACTCTCTAAGACTTAGCGGGAAACTAAGGATGTATTCAAGCAAATTTGTATCTCTATCTTGATTTATGCTTCTTACGGTTGAGATGAGAATAAAAATAGGCACAATGATGACACAAATTTGAATAAACAAAAGTAGTGCTCTAGTAAGCCCAGAAAAGCCGAGCACACGTGAGTCGGTCACGCCACTAAATAAAAATCCTATCATCAAAGCAGAAAAAAGCGCAGCATATATCACAAACCATCTTGAGCGAAAAGACTCTTTTACATCAAGCTTTGCTATTAAAAAAAGATTATTCACTCTTGCTCCTTAAATTTTCTTCTTTGATGATCTTGCCAAGGTCCATATAGACGCATCTATCTAATAAATTTGCTATCTCATCGATACGGTGTGAAATAAAAACAAGTGTTTTGTTTTGCGTGAAGTTATCAAGTAAATTTTTAAAAGAAAGCCTTGCTTTTACATCAAGATTTGCCGTTGGTTCATCAAACATCAAAATTTCACTATCCTTAGCAAATGCGATGGCTATTAGCATCTTTTGTTTCATGCCACCAGAGAGCTTATAAAATGGTTTATTTAAATTTGCATGCAGATCAAGCTCTAAAAGCTTGCTAAATTTCTCAATATCTTCAAATTTTACATTTGAGCTTTTGCAAACAAACTCACAAAGCTCACGTAGATTAAATTTAAGCGGTGGTGGAGTTTGTGGCACAAATGAGATAAATTTCAATGCCCCTTTTCTATCTTTTAGAGTATTTACGCCATTTATCGCGATGCTTCCACTATTTGGGATAAACTCGCCTAAAATGATACGCATGAGCGAGCTTTTGCCAGCTCCATTTTGTCCAAGTATTGCTATTTTTTCGCCAGATTTTACGTTTAGGCTAACATTGTCAAGTATCCTTTGCGAGCCAAAAATTTTAGTTACTTCTTTTATATCTATCAAAAATTTTCCTTATATTAGTTTTTTAAAGCCGTTGTCAAATTTCAGTGCATCTTGATGACACACATCAATACACCTACCACAAAGCGTGCAATCAGCACCAGCTATCCTAAAGATATTTTTGCTCTCGTCAAGCTTTGCTCCCTTTTTTGTCATAAAAAGTACGTGAGGCACTAGACAAACATCAGTGCAAACTAAGCAGTGATCGCATTTTTCTTTATCCCAGCTAACTTTTATGGCATTTGGTTTAGCTAGCACTGAGTAAGTAGCTCCAATAGGACAGACATATCTGCACCAAGCTCTACGTGAGAAGAAAATTTCAACCATAAGCATAGCCACAACGAACCAAATAGCATGAAAATAGCCATAGATAATAAATCTTGAAAAAATCCCAACAACATTAAAAATTTCAAATGTAAGACTTGCACTAGCAAAGCTAAGGGTTAAAAATAAAATGGTAAAAACATATCGCCACTTTGTATCAAAAACTCGTGGCTTTACTATCTTTTTAGCACGCAAATTTTCATGGATCTTCTCAGCTATTTCGCTTATTAATGAATATGGACAGATCCAAGAGCAAAAGCCTCTACCGCCAAAAATGATATAAAATGCCAAGATACTAAGTGAGCCAATTATTAAATTTACGTGGATTTCATGTGTCGCCAAAAAGACTTGCAGGCTCATAAAAGCATCTGCCAAGTGAAAACCAAATATCCTTGACGCACTGATGTCGCCTTCTAAAATTTGTATATCGACTCTATATGAAAGCACAAATAAAAGATGAACTAAAACGATGGTAAAAATGCGCCAAAAACGTATACTAGGACGCTTCTTGCCATCTTTTGTAGTTGTGATTAACGTGCTTAGAAAGCTTACATTTCTAATCGTCGCACGAGTGTTATATTTGTCCATTTTTACTTTTTAAATTTAGAAATTTCATCTGCAAGGCTTTCAAGCTCGCTATCACTAACATTTGTGAGTAGCCCCTTCATAAGCGAGTTTTGCACCTTGCCAGCTTTATAATCGGCTAGCTTTTTAAGCAATTCATCCTTACTTAGGTGCGTTATATCAGGAGCTACGACACCTTTTGCATTTGCACCATGACACGGGGCACAAGTTGTTAGATACTGCTTGCTAACGCCTTCATTGTGCACTTTAGCCACGCTTAGACTTAGCTCTTTTACCTTTTTTAGCTCATCTTCGCTAGCAAATTCTTCACTAGACTTTGGCTGCTCTTTTGTAAAATTTTGCTCTACTTTTGGCTGAGCATTAGTTGCTACTTTTTCCTTTTTAGGCGGAGTCTGGCTTAACATAAATACCATGATACCGCAAATTGCTACTGCTAAAATAATGGTTATAATCTTTCCTACTTTCATTATTTGCTCCTAAATTGTGTATTAAAATCACTGATTTCTTTAGCTAAATTTCTGATTTCACTATCATCCATTTTTTTAACAAGATCTCGCATCAAGACATTGACTTTTTCTTTATTTTTATAAGCATTTATCATTGTATAAATTTCATTTTCACTTTTTGTTAAAAGTGATGGCCCGATGATGCCATTTGCGTAATCATCGTGACAAGCTGAACATTTTGTAATGAAATTTTTGCTAAGCCTGCCCTTTATAAGTCTTAAATTTATAGTTTGAAGAGGGGTTCTTACCATTGCTAAAGCACCGATTTGACGGCTTACGTTATTATCTTCAAGTCCAAATTTTACACTCTTTTCGCCGTGCATATCGTATTTTATGAAATCATTTTGTTTATTTGTACTTTGATTATTTTCTTTTTTTTCAACCTTTATGCTAGCACTCGTGGCTACATTTATTGGTTGCTCGCTAGCTGCTTTTTGCGCTTTGTCATCACTCTTTTCACAGCCGACAAATAGCAAAGCAGCAGCCACTAAAGATATTATTAATCTCATTCTTTCTCCTTATAAATTTCATCATAACTCATTTTTGGGGCAATATTTATAATTTTTACAGGGCAAACCTCAGCACACACCCCACACCCAACACAGCCATGCTTTATGAGTGGTAAATTTGCTCCACTCATTACTATTGCACTATCGCCAACTGGGCAAATACTGACACAAAGGTCACAAATTTGACCGATTTTGCCTTTTATCTTATCTTTTTCTGCTTCTTCCCTATCGTTATAAACTTTGCGAACAAGCAAATCTTCAACGCTATCTTCGCTTAGTTTTTCTCTTTTTAGGCACATACAGGCATTTGCATTACTCAAGACAGCAACGCCCATTTTCACATCATCAACAACTTTTGTAGCATGATCTAACGCGCCACTTGGACAGGCGAGCACACATGGGAAAAGATCACATAAATAGCAACCTCTCTTTTTAGGATCGATGTATGCTGTACCATTTGAATATCCATCTTTTATATCAAGCAAACTTATACTGTGATAAGGGCATACCTGCACACACTGACCACATTTG is from Campylobacter concisus and encodes:
- a CDS encoding tetratricopeptide repeat protein, which produces MKKSILFLAFALLSLNANWDINMQECINKSNIKACESFTKKLSSECENKDKISCFIYADMLERGLGIEKDTQKSFEIFRSLCDDGGSEACYELATKYLQGNGTEQSFDLSANALDRACNMGSKRACNVLELVPKN
- a CDS encoding ABC transporter permease, with product MNNLFLIAKLDVKESFRSRWFVIYAALFSALMIGFLFSGVTDSRVLGFSGLTRALLLFIQICVIIVPIFILISTVRSINQDRDTNLLEYILSFPLSLREYYFGKALGRTFVVFVPLLFALLLCVIVGFIKGVAIPWSVLTLYFGLLFSLSIIFLSLGFFISSVIKNQETGQGVAFLLWLIMLAFIDLALIGLLMRSSVDEYVIYAIAILNPIELFRIAALSLFDPNLAVIGTASYFILSTFPKATFVAYAIIYPLLLGIILLVCGYFAFSKKDLV
- a CDS encoding ABC transporter ATP-binding protein, with the protein product MIDIKEVTKIFGSQRILDNVSLNVKSGEKIAILGQNGAGKSSLMRIILGEFIPNSGSIAINGVNTLKDRKGALKFISFVPQTPPPLKFNLRELCEFVCKSSNVKFEDIEKFSKLLELDLHANLNKPFYKLSGGMKQKMLIAIAFAKDSEILMFDEPTANLDVKARLSFKNLLDNFTQNKTLVFISHRIDEIANLLDRCVYMDLGKIIKEENLRSKSE
- a CDS encoding NapH/MauN family ferredoxin-type protein, which translates into the protein MDKYNTRATIRNVSFLSTLITTTKDGKKRPSIRFWRIFTIVLVHLLFVLSYRVDIQILEGDISASRIFGFHLADAFMSLQVFLATHEIHVNLIIGSLSILAFYIIFGGRGFCSWICPYSLISEIAEKIHENLRAKKIVKPRVFDTKWRYVFTILFLTLSFASASLTFEIFNVVGIFSRFIIYGYFHAIWFVVAMLMVEIFFSRRAWCRYVCPIGATYSVLAKPNAIKVSWDKEKCDHCLVCTDVCLVPHVLFMTKKGAKLDESKNIFRIAGADCTLCGRCIDVCHQDALKFDNGFKKLI
- a CDS encoding c-type cytochrome; amino-acid sequence: MKVGKIITIILAVAICGIMVFMLSQTPPKKEKVATNAQPKVEQNFTKEQPKSSEEFASEDELKKVKELSLSVAKVHNEGVSKQYLTTCAPCHGANAKGVVAPDITHLSKDELLKKLADYKAGKVQNSLMKGLLTNVSDSELESLADEISKFKK
- a CDS encoding c-type cytochrome, with the protein product MRLIISLVAAALLFVGCEKSDDKAQKAASEQPINVATSASIKVEKKENNQSTNKQNDFIKYDMHGEKSVKFGLEDNNVSRQIGALAMVRTPLQTINLRLIKGRLSKNFITKCSACHDDYANGIIGPSLLTKSENEIYTMINAYKNKEKVNVLMRDLVKKMDDSEIRNLAKEISDFNTQFRSK
- a CDS encoding 4Fe-4S dicluster domain-containing protein; the encoded protein is MDRRKFIILGSVAAAAGYGIGKILPKSSGDKLYLRPPGAVDDFDDLCVKCGQCVQVCPYHSISLLDIKDGYSNGTAYIDPKKRGCYLCDLFPCVLACPSGALDHATKVVDDVKMGVAVLSNANACMCLKREKLSEDSVEDLLVRKVYNDREEAEKDKIKGKIGQICDLCVSICPVGDSAIVMSGANLPLIKHGCVGCGVCAEVCPVKIINIAPKMSYDEIYKEKE